A region of the [Limnothrix rosea] IAM M-220 genome:
AATAACCCTTGAAATGTTGAGAGGCCAAAGGGAAAAAGCTGGCGACACAGAGATATTGCCCAAAACAGATAGTTTTGATGGAAACAAGGTTAATGTCCCTTGTTCCTAAAGGTTTTTTTCTATATTTCAAATCATCAAAGCTAGGACATCTAATAGACCTTAAAGCTTTATTCTGTCAGGGTTTAACACGTTAAACCCCAACTAATTTTGCTGATGATGACTATTCATTGTCAACCCAAGCTCACATTAACCCGCGCCCGTATTGGGCGGTGTTTGCCCATCCATGTCGAGGGGACATACGCAGGGCTTTTGGTCGAGCCATTGGGTTCCCAGTTCGTGCATTGCCATCAGAGCCGGACGAAACTCTAAACCTTTAGGCGTGAGGGAATATTCAACCCGTGGCGGAATTTCAGGAAACACGACCCGTTTCACTAAACCATGGGCTTCGAGAGCCCGCAGTCGAACGGTCAAGGTTTTGGTGCTAATGCCGGGGAGCGCCTTAAGGAATTCGTTGGTACGGCGTGGGCCTTTAAATAATTCCCGTAGGACTAAAATTGACCATTTATTGCCGAGTAAATCCACAACAAATTGGATAGGACAGCGATAGGACGGATCAAAACAAACTTCGTTATCAGTCATAAAAAATAGCTTTTCCCCCATTATTTTTAAACCTTTAGCATTTCTTTATAGCAAGCTAGACCCTAGTCTGCGCCCTATTTTTTCCTTTGCGGTAACTATGGGGCGGCTCTAGAAACCATCTTGTCAGTCCCGTGGATATTGGGAATGATGGGCTTTACGAAATGCAATTTTTTCATACTTTTTTACGGGCTTTTATCGATATGGTTACAGCATTTTCTCCCTCGGATACGCCGATGTTACGGCCGGGTATTAAAGCGCCTGTCCAAGAAACGCTCCTAACGCCTCGTTTCTACACGACGGATTTTGAGGCGATCGCCAATATGGTATTGGATCTGCAGGATAACGAAATTGCTGCGGCTTTAGATGAGCTGCGTGCAGATTATAATCGCCATCATTTTGTGCGGGATGAGAATTTTGATGGCTCCATTGAGCACCTTGACGACAAAACGCGTGCTGCTTTTATTGATTTTTTAGAGCGGTCTTGCACCTCAGAATTTTCCGGCTTTTTATTGTTTAAAGAACTATCCCGTAAATTAAAAGGTCGGAGTCCAGTGTTAGCCGAAGCCTTTGGCTTACTAGCTCGTGACGAAGCCCGCCACGCCGGATTTATTAATAAAGCCATGGTGGATTTTGGGTTGTCCCTTGATTTGGGTTATCTCACTAAAAAACGTACCTATACTTTCTTT
Encoded here:
- a CDS encoding winged helix-turn-helix transcriptional regulator, which encodes MTDNEVCFDPSYRCPIQFVVDLLGNKWSILVLRELFKGPRRTNEFLKALPGISTKTLTVRLRALEAHGLVKRVVFPEIPPRVEYSLTPKGLEFRPALMAMHELGTQWLDQKPCVCPLDMDGQTPPNTGAG